CGGAAGCGCCCCGCTGCCACTTCCTGCCGCAAGTCGCGATGCGTAGCCGCAATCAGGCGGAAGCTCGCCTTGCGCGGCGTGGTTTCGCCGAGAGGATAGTATTCACCCTGCTCAAGCACGCGCAGCAGCTGGGGCTGCAGGTCGAGCGGCATTTCGCCAATCTCGTCCAGAAACAGCGTGCCTCCTGCTGCAGCCTCCACCTTGCCCGTCATGCCTCCCTTGCGCGCCCCGGTAAACGCGCCTTCGCCGTAGCCGAACAGCTCACTGACTAACAGCTCACGTGACAGGCCGCCGCAATTGAGCGCCACATAGGGACCATGGCTGGCATGAATGCCCTTGGCAAACTCCTCCTTGCCAACCCCGGTTTCGCCCAGGAGCAGCACTGCCGACCGGGAGCGCGCAAGCAGTTCGGCACGCTCGAGCACCTCCCGCATGCCTGCATCCTCGGTGAGAACATGGGCGAAGTTGTCCGAAGGTGGCGTTCGCCAGGAGTGCGCAGCGTCGGACTGCTGGCCGGTGACAACAGAGCCCCCCGCGGGCGGCAACCAGGACGATCTGGCCGCCGCTGCCTGCGGAATGATCACCAGAGTGCCGATCTTTTTGCCCCCGACCTGCAACGGCTCCAGCCATTCGGCTTTCAGCCAGTCCGGCAACGACGATCGGGCCTGAACCAGCCCCTGTCCAAGCGCCAATGCCGGCAAGCGACGCACGGCCGTCAGGTCCATGGTCCGCCCGCCTTCCAGCACCACGGACTGAGCAAGCTCGTTCGCCTTCACCAGTCCGCCGCGTCGGTCGAACAAGGCGATCGCCGTGCGTCCGTCGGAACGCCAGTGCCCCATCACCTGCTCCAGCAGGCGATAGCGGCGCTCCAGCTCGTTCAGGCGCATGCGGCTTTCGATGCGACTGGCAGTCGTCACCGCCAACGCCAGGCTTTGCGGGCTGTAGCTGCTGCTCAGACCGGAAACGTCCACCACCCCCACGATGTCTCCATCCAGCGGATGCCGCACCACGGTCGCCGAGCAGGTCCAGTTCTTGATGCCGGCGCAGAAGTGCTCCGACGAATGGATTTGCACAGGCTGTTCCACCGCTAGTGCCGTGCCGATGGCATTGGTGCCGCACAGCGCCTCGCTCCAGTTCGCACCGGGCATCAGGTGGATCGAAGCGGCTGCGTCCTGGGTGCGCAGATCCCCTTCGGCATTCAGAATGGTGCCGGAGGTATCCGCCAGCAGCATCATGGACCCGGTTTCCGCCAGAAGGTCGCGTGCCTGCGCCATGATGGGCGCGCTCGCTTCGAGCATGTCGCCCAGATTGGTGCGCAGCAACACCAGGTCGTCATCCGAGACTGGCGTCGGGCCAGATATGCGGTGCGGGTCCACATTGGCCTTGCGGCAGCCCTGCCAGGACATGTCCACCAGGCTGCGCAATTGCTTGCGCCCCTCGGGATCGCCACGTACAAAGGATTCCCAGGCGTTGCGCACCGCGCTTTCCAGTCGCGGGTCGGCAAACAACTGCTCGAACTGGATCACCATATCCTCTCTCCACTCGGCATGCGGGCTGGCCGCAAACCGCCTGCTTTCAAGTGCGTCTCCATACTTGCATGACAACCATAATGAATTGGTAGGGAGTCGATTCTTCAATGAACGTCCCTGCGGGACAATGCCAACTTTCCCTAGCGAAATCGGGCCCATCCGCCGTCAATTCTCGCAATCACTTACACCTCGTTCGATTTTCGGACGCTTCCAAAAAAAAACCGCCCGGGTCCGGGCGGTTGGCCAAGGCAATGCTGGCCCAGTGCGAAGGACGAAAAACTCCCTCAGGCGCGTGCCGGCAACGGCAAATTCACCCACTCCTTGTAGAAGGTTTCGATATCCGGCTCGAAGTCGTGGATCACTGGGTACCAGGGCGTGGGTGCCTCCACGTCGTGCATCGTACCGCACTCGGGACAGTAGTACTCGCGGTAGACCTGCCACTGGGTGTCAGGCGACATCAGTTCGGGGTAGATCTCGCCCATGGCATCCTTGGTCTCGCGCACGTAGACATTGGCCTGCAGCTTCCAGTTCTCGCGGTAGTCACCAAAGCTATGGCCGCAGTCACACTTGGTTTCCCACTTCCTGGTCTTGGCATCGCTG
The DNA window shown above is from Brachymonas denitrificans and carries:
- a CDS encoding sigma-54-dependent Fis family transcriptional regulator, yielding MGPISLGKVGIVPQGRSLKNRLPTNSLWLSCKYGDALESRRFAASPHAEWREDMVIQFEQLFADPRLESAVRNAWESFVRGDPEGRKQLRSLVDMSWQGCRKANVDPHRISGPTPVSDDDLVLLRTNLGDMLEASAPIMAQARDLLAETGSMMLLADTSGTILNAEGDLRTQDAAASIHLMPGANWSEALCGTNAIGTALAVEQPVQIHSSEHFCAGIKNWTCSATVVRHPLDGDIVGVVDVSGLSSSYSPQSLALAVTTASRIESRMRLNELERRYRLLEQVMGHWRSDGRTAIALFDRRGGLVKANELAQSVVLEGGRTMDLTAVRRLPALALGQGLVQARSSLPDWLKAEWLEPLQVGGKKIGTLVIIPQAAAARSSWLPPAGGSVVTGQQSDAAHSWRTPPSDNFAHVLTEDAGMREVLERAELLARSRSAVLLLGETGVGKEEFAKGIHASHGPYVALNCGGLSRELLVSELFGYGEGAFTGARKGGMTGKVEAAAGGTLFLDEIGEMPLDLQPQLLRVLEQGEYYPLGETTPRKASFRLIAATHRDLRQEVAAGRFRMDLYYRIAVTTLRIPPLRARTRDIVLLAERFLQRSLEQHGRVPGQLSVRARQTLQAYTWPGNVRELRNVIEGSVLMNLRDAVGDYDVDIDHHSLDIVTDTSSRGAEPADERIVPSMAESEEVLIARAVRASHGNFTEAARRLGIAKSTLYAKMERYGLSRGDILGGR
- a CDS encoding acetone carboxylase subunit gamma, encoding MSQYTQEQISNMVDGRLDWDTTMRMLSMPKDGERFQMYVKALQEKTGMKDQIVLPLGPHLYIVSDAKTRKWETKCDCGHSFGDYRENWKLQANVYVRETKDAMGEIYPELMSPDTQWQVYREYYCPECGTMHDVEAPTPWYPVIHDFEPDIETFYKEWVNLPLPARA